The genomic stretch CCCACAAGACCCGCGCACGTCCCAGGAGGGCTATGGCCAGCTGAAAATCCGCACGGAAGACGCTGTGCAGGCGGCCCACCCCGGCGCCGTCATCGCCCGCATCGGCTGGCAGATTGACCCCGGAGCGCAGGGCAACAACATGGCCGCGCACCTGAACGCGCAGCAGGCCCAGCACGGCCGGATTCGCGCCAGCCGCCACTGGATTCCCGCGTGCTCGTTCATGGCCGATACCGCCCACGCGCTGGTGGCGCTGGCACAGGCGGGCGGGGCAGGCCCGGTGCATCTGGACAGCAATGCCCGCGACGCCCTGCCCTTTCCAGAGGTGGTGCGGCGCCTGGCCCGGACGCTGGGTCTGCCCTGGGAGGTCGAGGAAACCGACGACTACACCCACGACCAGCGGCTGCTGGACCCGGCCGAGCATCTGCCCCGGCTGTCCCGGCGGCTGGCCTGACCTGGGCTGAGGGCCTGACCTGCAGTCTGGGGGCGCCGCAAATGCTTCTGCTCTGGCACGCAGCAGACGCTAGCCTGGGGGCATGACGCCCGAACAGGCCCGCGCCGCCCTGAATGCCGCTTCCCGCGTGGCCGTGCTGACGGGC from Deinococcus arcticus encodes the following:
- a CDS encoding sugar nucleotide-binding protein, encoding MTPSPWLITGLNGTLAPHVAQVLRDQGHAVVGWNRHTTPPENAQAAEDLLKTTRPQGIFHLAIGSEAWAAQLARWAARAGVPLVLTSTAMVFHHDPDGPHHPQDPRTSQEGYGQLKIRTEDAVQAAHPGAVIARIGWQIDPGAQGNNMAAHLNAQQAQHGRIRASRHWIPACSFMADTAHALVALAQAGGAGPVHLDSNARDALPFPEVVRRLARTLGLPWEVEETDDYTHDQRLLDPAEHLPRLSRRLA